CGGGGTCGGCTGCTTTTTCGTCACGACGCGGGTGTCGGCCAGCAGCACGTTCTTCGCGTCCGCCGACTGCACCAGCAGGCCACCGCCCACGCGCTTGAAGTCCATCGGGTTGACGCCCGTGCCCAGCGGGATTTCCAGCAGGCGCACGTTCTGCTTGGCCGCCATGATCTGCTTGGCTTCATCCGTGAACGACGGGGCGATCAGCACTTCGACGAACAGCTTGACCAGCTCGCTCGCCGCGGCGCCGTCCACCGGCACGTTGAAGGCGATGATGCCGCCGAAGGCCGAGGTCGGGTCGGTCTGCAGCGCGCGCGAGTACGCTTCGACGGCCGAGCCGCCCAGCGCCACGCCGCACGGGTTGGCGTGCTTGACGATGACGCAGGCAGCGCCCTGGTCCATGCCGCCCAGGCTCTTCACGCATTCCCATGCCGCATCGGCGTCGGCGATATTGTTGTACGACAGTTCCTTGCCCTGCAGCTGGCGGTAGTTGGCCAGCGCACCTTCGACAGCGGTCGTGTCGCGGTAGAACGCCGCGCTCTGGTGCGGGTTCTCGCCGTAACGCATGTCCTGCACTTTTTCAAAGTGCACGTTCAGCGTCTGCGGGTAGGCGCCGCGGGTGGCGTGCTGGCGGTCCGGGCCCAGGCTGGACAGGTAGTTCGTGATGGCACCGTCATACGCCGCCGTGTGCGCGTAGACCTTCTTGGCCAGGTTGAAGCGGGTTTCGTAGCTGACGTAGCCGGGCGAGTTGTCCGTCGTCTTCATTTCCGCCAGCACGACGCCGTAGTCCGACGGGTCGCAGATGACGATCACATCCTTGTGGTTCTTGGCCGCCGAACGCAGCATGGCGGGGCCGCCGATGTCGATGTTCTCGATGGCGTCGTCCAGCGTGCACTCGTCCTTGGCGACGGTGGCCTGGAACGGGTACAGGTTGACGACGACCAGGTCGATGGTCGGAATGCCATGTTCATCCAGCTTGGCCATGTGCTCCGGGAAGTCGCGACGGGCCAGGATGCCGCCGTGCACTTTCGGGTGCAGCGTCTTCACGCGGCCATCCAGCATTTCCGGGAAGCCCGTGTAATCCGCCACTTCGGTCACGGCCACGCCGTTGTCGAGCAGCAGCTTGGCGGTACCGCCCGTGGACAGGATATTGACGCCCATCGCCGACAGGGCACGGGCGAAGTCCAGCACGCCGGTCTTGTCGGAAACGGAAATGAGAGCTTGTTTGATCATGGCTATGGTCAAGGTTGTGAAAGAATTCTGGTGGCGGGACCGTGCGTGGCGCAACGGTTCCCAGGACAGACTCACCGGCACAGCGGCCGGTCACAGCCACTTGCCGGGGCCGGATCGAGCGTTACAGCAGGCCGTGTTCCTGCAGTTTCTTGCGCAGCGTATTGCGATTGATACCGAGCATCTGCGCGGCGTGCGACTGGTTGCCGTCGGCGCGCGTCATGACCACTTCGAGGATCGGCTTCTCGACGGTCATGACGACCATGTCGTAGATATTCGATGCCTGTTGCTCGCCCAGGTCGTTGAAATACTCTTCGAGGCTTTTCTGGACGACTTCCTGGATACTTTCTTTGCTCATATTCTTGTGTTCTGCTAAATGTTTGCCGGTCTGGCGCCGGGTCAGGCCGCCAGCATTTCTTCGGCGAGGCGGTATTGTAACCGCTCGCCATACTTCCATTGCGATTCGAAAAAGCCGTCCACGGCCCGCAATTGCTCGACGGTGGACTCGAGGCGGTTCATCTGCTGGCGGAACTCTTCCCCCCGGGCAGGTCGCGCACGTACCAGCCGATGTGCTTGCGCGCCGTGCGCACGCCCAGGTACTCGCCGTAGAACGCGTAATGGGCGCGCAGGTGCTCGTCCATCAGCTGGCGCACCTCGGCCACCAGCGGGGCCGGCAGGTGCTCGCCCGTGCGCAGGAAATGGTCGATCTCGCGGAAGATCCACGGCCGCCCCTGGGCGGCGCGGCCGATCATTACCGCATCCGCGCCGGTTTTATCCAGCACGAAGCGGGCTTTTTCCGGCGTCGTGATGTCGCCGTTGGCCACCACGGGGATGCTGACGGACGCCTTCACGGCCGCGATGGTGTCGTACTCCGCATCGCCGGTATAACCGTCCGCGCGGGTGCGGCCGTGCAGGGTCAGCATCTGGATGCCGGCCTGCTCGGCGATGCGGGCGATACGCAGCGCGTTCTTGTTCTCGCGGTTCCAGCCGGTGCGAAACTTCAGCGTGACGGGCACGTCCACGGCACCGACGACCGCGTGCAGGATGCGCTCGACCAGGTCCTCGAACTGCAGCAGCGCGGAGCCGCACCAGTTGTTGCAGACCTTTTTCACCGGGCAGCCCATGTTGATGTCGATGATCTGGGCACCCTTGTCGACGTTGAACCTGGCGCAGTCGGCCAGCTCCTGCGGATCGGAACCGGCGATCTGCACGGCCTTCGGCTCCATCTCGCCCGCGTGATCGGTGCGCCGCGCACTCTTCTCGGACGCCCACACGCGCGGATTCGCCGCCGCCATTTCCGACACCGCATACCCGGCGCCCAGTTCCTTGCACAGCTGGCGGAACGGGCGATCCGTCACGCCAGCCATGGGGGCGACGAAAACGTTATTGCGCAGGAGATGTGGACCGATTTGCACTTGGGGAATCCGTGGTTGACACCGCGACCGCAGCGGAGGAACCTGCAATTCTAACCGATGGACTGCTCAATTAATAAGCACTATTTTGTATTAAACCAGCAAGCGTGCAGCTTTACGGTTATGAAACAACGAGTTATGTGCGGAAATTTTTGAGACGACCGTGCTGCGAATGAAAAAAACCCGGGACAGTCCCTGGTTTTAAGGCAATCGTTGGTAGCACTAGAAATTCTCCGCGTACCGCGGCTGTTTTTTCACCCAACAGCGAAAGCTGGGGTCGGACCCGCCGGGTCTGACCCCGGTCCTGCGCCTGGGTTGCCAGGAAACAGGGGTCCGTCCCGGGTTTTCAGACGATGTCGTCCAGGCTGAGCGCCAGGTGCTCGACATCGCCCCACTGCGTCAGCGCCAGGCGGCCGTCGGCGTACGTGAAGCGGTTGATGCTGGCGTTGCGCACCTGGAAGTCGCGCGGGCTTTCCAGGGTCATGTTCGTGGCGGCGCGGTAGGCGCATTCCAGCACGCCGCCATGCGCGACCACGGCAATAGTGCGGCCCGCATACCGCTCCGCCCAGTGGCCGATGGCGCCGACGCTGCGGTCGTAGAACGCACGGAAACTCTCCGCGCGGCGCTCGCCGTGCGGCATGACGGCATCCACGTGCCGCTGCTGCCAGGCGTGGAAGTGCGCGGGATAGCGCGCTTCGATCTCGCTGTACAGCAAGCCCTCGAACACGCCATAGCCCCGCTCGCGCAGTTGCGGGTCGGTGTGCAGCGGCACGTCGTGCAACCGCGCCACGGCGCCAGCCGTCTGCATGGCCCGCTGCAGGTCGCTCGATACGATCGCGGCCAGCGGCGCACCAGCCAGTGCGCCGGCCAGCGCCGCGGCCTGGCGGCGGCCTGCGTCGTTCAGTTCGATGTCCAGGTGGCCCTGCAGGCGGCGCACGGCATTCCACGCCGTCTCGCCATGACGGATCAACAACAGCTTCGTCGTCATGCGGCCTTCAGGGTGTAGGTGCCGATCAGCTGCGCCTCGTCGACGATGTGGCCGTGCATGGCCGCCAGCACGTCCTGGGCCGTGAAGCGCCCTTCGACGGGCAGCTTGTCGATGTCCAGCGCATACAGGCGGAAGATGTAGTGGTGCACGCGCTCGTCGTTCCACGGCGGGCAGGGACCGTCGTAGCCGAAGTAGTCGCCCGCCATGTCCGGATCCGCGGCGAACCAGCTCGTATAGTCGTTCAGGCCGTGGCGCATCGGGCTGCCCGCGATGGCGGGGCCCGGCTTGCCGTGCGGCGTGACGCCTTGGGCGTGCGCGCCTTCGGCCAGCGTGGTCACCGTGGGCGGGATGTCCACCAGCGCCCAGTGGTAGAAATCGCCGCGCGGCAGGTCCACCGGCAGCGTGCGCCCTTCCTGGTTGACGTCCGTGCCCACGGTGGGGGCGTCGCCGTCGATGCACAGCAACACCAGCGACGCCGTGCCAGGCGGGATGTCGTCCCACGCCAGGTGCGGATTGCGGTTGCCGGCCAGGCGAACGTGGCTAACCGCATCCGGCACCGCGAACGCGTTGTCGCCCGGGATGGGGGCGCCTTGCTTGAAGTTGTCACTCCAGATTTTCATGCGTGCTTTCTCCTGCTGCCGCTTTGCGCCATGCGGTTGCGCAACCAGCGGCTCGTCTCATGATACCTGCTTTGGTTCCACTTGCAGCCAGAATGTCACGGGACCGTCGTTGGTCAGGGACACCTGCATGTCCGCGCCGAACTGGCCCGTGGCCACGACGCCATGGCGGGCGCGGGCCTGCGCGACGAAATGGTCGAACAGGCGCTTGCCCTCGTCCGGCGGCGCGGCCGGCGTGAACGACGGCCGCGTGCCCGACTTCGTGTCCGCCGCCAATGTAAACTGGGGCACCAGCAGCAGGCCGCCGGCGACGTCGGTCACGCTGCGGTTCATCTTGCCTGCCTCGTCGGAGAAGACGCGATAGGACAGCAGCTTTGCCAGCAGCGCATCCGCCTCCCGTTCGCTGTCGCCCCGTTCCGCGCACACCAGTACCATCAGGCCGGGGTCGATGGCGCCGACGACGGCGCCATCGACGACCACCTGTGCGCCGGTCACCCGTTGCAACAGGGCGATCATGCCAGCGTGACGCGGGCGAACTTGCGCTTGCCCACCTGCAGCACGAACGTGCCGGCCTCGACTTTGAGTGCCTTGTCGCTGATGACGGTGCCGTCGATGCGCACGCCGCCCTGGTCGATCATGCGCATCGCTTCCGACGTCGACGCGCACAGGCCCGTCTGCTTGAGCAGCTGTGCCAGGCCCAGCGGGGCGCCGGTGACGGCCAGCTCGGGGATGTCGTCCGGAATGCCGCCTTTCGAGCGGTTGACGAAGTCGGCCAGCGCATCCTCTGCGGCCTGCTGCGAGTGGAAGCGGGCCACGATTTCCTGTGCGATCGCGACCTTGGCGTCGCGCGGATTGGCACCGCCGGCAATCGCCTGCTTCAACGCGGCAACCTCGTCGAGCGAGCGCCACGACAGCAGCTCATAGTAGCGCCACATCATCGTGTCGGAGATGCTCATCACCTTGGCGAACATGGTGTTGGCCGGTTCCGTGATGCCGATGTAGTTGTTCTTCGACTTGGACATTTTCTCAACGCCGTCCAGGCCTTCCAGCAACGGCATCGTCAGGATGCACTGCGGCTCCTGGTCCCAGTCCTTCTGCAGTTCGCGCCCCACCAGCAGGTTGAATTTCTGGTCGGTGCCACCAAGTTCCAGGTCGGCCTTCAGGGCGACGGAATCGTAGCCCTGCATCAGCGGATACAGGAACTCATGGACCGAGATCGGTGTCCCATTCTTGAAGCGCTTGGAAAAGTCGTCGCGTTCCATCATGCGTGCCACCGTGTAGCGGGAAGCGAGCTGGATCATGCCGCGCGCGCCCAGCTGGTCGCACCATTCGGAGTTGTAGCGGATTTCCGTCTTCGCCGGGTCCAGCACCAGCGAGGCCTGCTTGAAGTAGGTCTGCGCGTTCTGCTCGATCTGTTCGCGCGTCAGCGGCGGGCGGGTGGCGTTGCGGCCGGAAGGATCGCCGATCATCGACGTGAAGTCGCCGATCAGGAAGATCACCTGGTGGCCCAGGTTCTGCAGCTGGCGCATCTTGTTCAGCACCACGGTGTGGCCCAGGTGCAGGTCCGGTGCCGTTGGGTCCAGGCCCAGCTTGATGCGCAGCGGCACGCCGCTCTGTTCGGAACGCGCCAGTTTCTGGGCGAACTCGCTTTCGATCAGCAGCTCGTCGACGCCGCGCTTGGTGATGGCGAGGGCTTCCTGGACGGTGTCGCTGAGGGGCAGCAGTTGAGCAGCGGCGGCTGCGGCAGCCTTCTTCGGCGCCGGGGAGAGTGTATCCATATGTGGGGAAATTTTCTTAAAGTGTTGGCGTAGCGCAGGACTTTGCTATAATTCCCGATCCCATCAATCTTGCCCGATGAAAACGAAACAAATCAATAACTTAGAACAAAATAGCAAAAATCCATCAAGTTCAAGCGGCAAATTTTAACTGATTGCATGAACCCTACAAACAAGTTCACAAGCTCGCGCTTGTCTCATCTGCTAGGTTCGACCCGCAAGGCACGCATCGTTCGCCTTTCCGCGATTGCGTTGACCGTGTGCGCCTTCGGCGCCGCCGGCGTGGCCCCACTGGCCCCGGATGCAAGCGACCTGCCGGTTAAAACCGTCTCGCAGGACGTCGCCCTGCCGAACCTCTCCACGCAGATTGCCGCCATCGACCAGGCGGAAGATTCCCAGACCTACGTGCACGAAGAGCGCATCCGCGCCGGCGATACGCTGGCCACGCTGTTGCAGCGCCTGGGCGTCGAGGACGATGCCGCGGAAAGCTTCATCAAGCAGGACAAGGTCGCGAAGGCCGTGATGCAGCTCAAGACCGGCCGCCGGGTCCAGGCGAAAACGGACGACGAAGGCAACCTGCTGTGGCTGCGCGCCAGCGTGGTGGACAGCAAGGACATGCCCGTCAAGAACATCTCCGTGCTACGCAAGGGCGAAGGTTTCGTCGCGGAAGAAGCGCCCGTCAAGCTGGAGCGCCGCGTGGAAATGCACGCCCGCGACATCACGACGACGCTGTTCGCGGCCACCGACTCCGATGCGGACGGCACCCGCCTGCCCGACTCGATCGTGCACCAGATCGTGGAGATGTTCTCGACGAATATCGACTTCCGTTCCGACCTGAAGCGCGGGGACAAGTTCAACGTGGTCTACGAGACGTTCTGGCAGGATGGCGAATTCGTCAAGGCCGGCCGCATCCTGGCCGGCGAGTTCACCAACCGCGGCACCACGTACCAGTCGGTGTGGTTCGAGGATCCTGCCAGTAAGCAGGGCGGCGGCTACTACAGCTTCGACGGCAAGTCCCTGAAGCGTGGCTTCCTGAAGTCGCCACTGGAGTTCTCGCGGATTTCGTCCGGCTTCTCGATGCGCGTGCACCCGATCTCGGGCAACTGGAAAGCACACAAGGGCATCGATTTCGCGGCACCGACGGGCACGCCGATCCGCGCCGCCGGTGACGGCGTCGTCGATTTCGCGGGCACGCAGAACGGCTACGGCAATGTGGTCGTCCTGAAGCACTGGAACAACTACAGCACCGCCTACGCGCACATGAGCCGGTTTGCTTCCGGCCTGCGCAAGGGTCAGAAAGTCAGCCAGGGCGACCTGATCGGCTATGTAGGCTCGACCGGCTGGTCGACCGGCGCACACCTGCACTACGAGTTCCGCGTGGGCGGCCAATCGCTCGACCCGAACCGCCTCAACGTGACGGCCCAAGCACCCCTGACGGCCGCTGAGATGGCGCGCTTCAAGATGGTGGCAGGCGACATGATCCACCGCTTCGCACTGCTGCGTCCGGAAGAAAACAACCGCGCACTGGCACAGAAATAATCCCGGCCACTGGCTGGAAAAGACGGCGCCCCGAGGGGCGCCGTTTTTCTTTCCCCCTCACTGTGATGCCATCATACGGCGGCGCTCGTCCCTATTCCGTTAGCTGCCTAACACTTGGGCAAACCCGGCACATCGGGCACAATGGACGCTTCATCGTTTTCGTGGAACTCCCATGAGCTTGTTTATCGGACTGATGTCGGGCACCAGCCTGGACGGCGTCGATGGCGTGCTGGTCGACTTCTGGGCGGGTGCCGCGCGCACGCTGGCCTCCAGCCACGTGCCCTACCCGGATGCGCTGCGCGAAGAACTGCTGGCGCTGCAAGCCACCAGCGAAAACGAGCTGGAGCGTGAAGCGCTGGCGGCGAACCGCGTTGCCGCCGTGTACGCGCAGTGCGTGGAACACGTGCTGGCGAAAACGGACATCAAGCCGGCCGACGTGCGGGCCGTGGGCGCCCACGGCCAGACCATCCGGCACCGGCCCGAACTGGGGTTCACGTGGCAGTCGCTGAACGGCGCGCTGCTGGCCGAGCTGTGCGGGATCGACGTCATTGCCGACTTCCGCTCGCGCGACGTCGCCGCGGGCGGCCAGGGTGCGCCGCTGGTGCCGGCGGCGCACCATGCGCTGTTCGGCCAGGAGGGCAAGACGCGCGTGCTGGCCAACCTCGGCGGCATCGCCAACATCAGCGTGCTGCATCCGGACGGGCACGTGACGGGCTTCGACACGGGCCCCGGCAACGTGCTGATGGACGAGTGGATCGGCCGCTACCTGGGACGTCCCTATGACGAGGACGGCGCCTGGGCAGGCGGCGGAACGGTCATCCCGGCGCTGCTGGCCGCCATGCTGTCCGAGCCGTATTTCGCGGCGCCGCCACCGAAAAGCACGGGGCGCGACCTGTTCCACGCCGACTGGCTGCAGCGCCATGTGCTGAACCACCTGAACGCGGCCCCGCAGGACGTGATGGCCACGCTGACGCGGCTGACGGCCGTTACCTTGGCAACCGGTATCCGCCAGCAGGCGCCGGCGACGGAAATCGTCTACCTGTGCGGCGGCGGCGCCCACAACGGCACGCTCATGCGCATGCTGGCGAACGAGCTGGGCAGCCACGTCGAGGTGACGACGACGGATGCGCTGGGCGTGGCGCCCACGCTGGTCGAGGCCCTCTGCTGGGCCTGGCTTGCGTTCCGCTTCGATGCGCGCGAGCCGGGCAACCTGCCGTCCGTGACGGGCGCACAGGGTCCGCGCATCCTCGGCGCCCTGTATCCCCGCTAAGCACCCGCCTGCGCCCCGCTGAGGCCCCTCGATAGCCTCAGCGGCCCTACCCGGCCCGGTGATGGGCCACCAAGGCATTGGCATGGCCGTGGCCCATGCCGTGCTCCTCCTTGAGCCAGGCGACCAGTTCCATATGCCTGGCCTCGCCGCGCGCCGCCAGCAGCGCCAGCCAGTGCTGTACGGGCTGGCCGTACTTTTGCTCGATCGACGGAAAATAGGAAGCGGGGCCCTTGACGGGTGCGGTAGCGCTCATGACGGTCTCCTGTGAATGCGGCAATGCTGCCTGATCCCTCGACGTTATAGGTGTAGTGGAATCGACAGGCAATCGAAAATACTTCTCCGATAGTTATTACCAATCACACCGTTGAGAACAATTAATTTACATATCTGAACGAGAATCGTTATCATTTGCCTCAACGGTATCCACTGAAGAGGCAGCAAGATGATCGTCGCAGCGAAAAAAATGAGCCAGGTCGCCACGCACATGTCGCTGGCGTTCGTCCTGATGTACGTGATGACAGGTTCAGTGGCCTTTGGCGGCCTGGCTGCGGTCATCGAGCCCGTCATCAACGTGGCACTGCTGCCGTTGCACGAGGGCTTCTGGCGCCGCCTGCGCCTGCGCGCGGCGCGCTATGCCACGGCCGTGCTGGCAGCCGAAAAAGTCAGCCAGACGGCCTTTCACATGGTCATCGCGGTTGCCGTGATGTACTGGGCAACGGGCTCGCTGGCCCTGGGCGGCCTCGCCGCGATCCTGGAGCCGATCCTGAACGTCGTCGCCCTGCCCTACCACGACCGGCTGTGGGACCGCTTCGAGGCACGGATGGACGGGCAGCGCCTCGCCGCCGCGTAATCAACCCCTCGTTTGCCGGTTGCTGGCGTATGCCATACCCGAGGCCAGAAACCGGGGTCAGGCCCGGCGGGTCTGACCCCAGCCCTTGCTTGTGGGTGAATATGTCATGCCGCGTAAACGACAAACGGCGGCCAGCTTGCGCTGGCCGCCGTCTTCAATACGCCCTACCGCTTAAACGGAGAACGACGAACCGCAGCCGCAGGTCGAGCTCGCTTGCGGGTTCTTGATGACGAATTGCGCGCCTTCCAGGTCGTCCTTGTAGTCGATCTCGGCGCCCACCAGGTACTGGTAGCTCATCGAGTCGATCAACAGCTGCACGCCGTTCTTGACCATCGTCGTGTCGTCTTCGTTGACGATTTCGTCGAACGTGAAGCCGTACTGGAAACCGGAACAGCCGCCGCCCTGCACGAACACGCGCAGCTTCAGGTCGGGGTTGCCCTCTTCTTCGATCAGCTGGGCCACTTTCTCGGCCGCGCTGTCGGTGAAGATGATCGGTGCCGGGATGACGTCTTGTGCTTCGGCTACTGCATTCATTTGGAACTCCTACTAAAAATCGTTGGCCCATTATAGACCTTTGCACAGACTGCCGCTCAGGCCCACTACGTTTCTGATGGGAATATGCGGCTGCTGCGCCGCATTTAAACCACGAATTAACCTTTACGGCAGCAGGGCTATCGTGTTCAGGCCCAGGTCTTCCTGCAAGCCGAACATCAGGTTCATGCACTGCACGGCCTGGCCCGATGCCCCTTTGACCAGATTGTCCTGCACGACCAGCACAACGACGGTATCGCCGCCGTCGGGGCGGTGCACCGCCAGGCGCAGCATATTGGAACCTTTCGTCGTGCGCGTTTCCGGGTGCGAGCCGAACGGCATCACGTCGACGAACTGCTCGTCCTTGTACGCATCTTCGAACAGCTTTTGCAGTTCCTCGTTGCTGACGTCCTTCGTCAGTTTCGCGTACAACGTCGAGTGCATGCCGCGGATCATCGGCACCAGGTGCGGCGTGAAGATCAGCGACACCTTCTGGTCCGTGAAGCGCTGCAGCTGGGCCGACGTTTCCGGCGTGTGGCGGTGGCCCGACACGCCGTAGGCCTTGAAGTTGTCGCTCGCTTCCGAGAACAGGATGCCGATCTCGGCCTTGCGACCCGCGCCGGACACGCCCGACTTGCAGTCGGCGATCAGGTGGCCAGCATCGATGACGCCGGCTTTCAGCAGCGGCGCGTAGCCGATCTGCATCGTGGTCGGGTAGCAGCCCGGATTGGCGATCAGGTTGGCCTGCTTGATCTCTTCACGGTTCAGCTCGACCAGGCCGTACACGGCCTGCTCCAGCAGCTCCGGCGCCGTGTGGTCGATCTTGTACGTCTTCTCGAACACGGCGCGGTCCTTGATGCGGAAATCCGCCGCCAGGTCGATCACCTTGACGCCCTTGGCCAGGAGCTCCGGCGCCTGCGCCATCGCCACGCCGTGCGGGGTGGCGAAGAACACCACGTCGCACTGGGTCAGGTCGGCCTTGTCCGGCGCCGAGAAGGCGATGTTCACGCGGCCGCGCAGGGACGGATACATGTCGGCCACCGGCAGGCCATCTTCCTTGCGCGACGTGATGGCCGTCAGCTGCACTTCGGGATGGACGGCCAACAATCGCAGCAGTTCCACTCCGGTGTAACCGGTGCCGCCAACGATGCCAACTTTGATCATGTTCTTGTTCCTTGCGAAAGATGGGTGAGTGAGGGGAGATTCTAGCAGCGTCCGATGACGGACGTTTTACCCTATCTGAAAAGCAAAAAGCCGCTGGACGGGCCAGCGGCTTTTTCGAGGCCAGCCCGGCAGAGCCAGGCTGAGCAGGAAACGAATTAACGCTTCGAGAACTGCTTTGCGCGACGTGCTTTGCGCAGACCGACTTTTTTACGCTCGACTTCACGGGCGTCACGGGTAACGAAGCCGGCACGTGCCAGATCGCCCTTCAGTGCCGCGTCGTAGTCGATCAGTGCACGGGTGATACCGTGGCGCACTGCACCTGCCTGGCCGGACTCGCCGCCGCCATGCACGTTGACCTTGATG
This is a stretch of genomic DNA from Pseudoduganella chitinolytica. It encodes these proteins:
- the purH gene encoding bifunctional phosphoribosylaminoimidazolecarboxamide formyltransferase/IMP cyclohydrolase — protein: MIKQALISVSDKTGVLDFARALSAMGVNILSTGGTAKLLLDNGVAVTEVADYTGFPEMLDGRVKTLHPKVHGGILARRDFPEHMAKLDEHGIPTIDLVVVNLYPFQATVAKDECTLDDAIENIDIGGPAMLRSAAKNHKDVIVICDPSDYGVVLAEMKTTDNSPGYVSYETRFNLAKKVYAHTAAYDGAITNYLSSLGPDRQHATRGAYPQTLNVHFEKVQDMRYGENPHQSAAFYRDTTAVEGALANYRQLQGKELSYNNIADADAAWECVKSLGGMDQGAACVIVKHANPCGVALGGSAVEAYSRALQTDPTSAFGGIIAFNVPVDGAAASELVKLFVEVLIAPSFTDEAKQIMAAKQNVRLLEIPLGTGVNPMDFKRVGGGLLVQSADAKNVLLADTRVVTKKQPTPQQLADLMFAWKVAKFVKSNAIVFCGNNMTLGVGAGQMSRIDSARIASIKAQNAGLTLAGSVVASDAFFPFRDGLDVVVDAGATCVIQPGGSMRDQEVIDAADERGVVMLYTGTRHFRH
- a CDS encoding helix-turn-helix domain-containing protein, yielding MSKESIQEVVQKSLEEYFNDLGEQQASNIYDMVVMTVEKPILEVVMTRADGNQSHAAQMLGINRNTLRKKLQEHGLL
- a CDS encoding histidine phosphatase family protein, which produces MTTKLLLIRHGETAWNAVRRLQGHLDIELNDAGRRQAAALAGALAGAPLAAIVSSDLQRAMQTAGAVARLHDVPLHTDPQLRERGYGVFEGLLYSEIEARYPAHFHAWQQRHVDAVMPHGERRAESFRAFYDRSVGAIGHWAERYAGRTIAVVAHGGVLECAYRAATNMTLESPRDFQVRNASINRFTYADGRLALTQWGDVEHLALSLDDIV
- a CDS encoding YbhB/YbcL family Raf kinase inhibitor-like protein, with the translated sequence MKIWSDNFKQGAPIPGDNAFAVPDAVSHVRLAGNRNPHLAWDDIPPGTASLVLLCIDGDAPTVGTDVNQEGRTLPVDLPRGDFYHWALVDIPPTVTTLAEGAHAQGVTPHGKPGPAIAGSPMRHGLNDYTSWFAADPDMAGDYFGYDGPCPPWNDERVHHYIFRLYALDIDKLPVEGRFTAQDVLAAMHGHIVDEAQLIGTYTLKAA
- the dtd gene encoding D-aminoacyl-tRNA deacylase; amino-acid sequence: MIALLQRVTGAQVVVDGAVVGAIDPGLMVLVCAERGDSEREADALLAKLLSYRVFSDEAGKMNRSVTDVAGGLLLVPQFTLAADTKSGTRPSFTPAAPPDEGKRLFDHFVAQARARHGVVATGQFGADMQVSLTNDGPVTFWLQVEPKQVS
- the tyrS gene encoding tyrosine--tRNA ligase encodes the protein MDTLSPAPKKAAAAAAAQLLPLSDTVQEALAITKRGVDELLIESEFAQKLARSEQSGVPLRIKLGLDPTAPDLHLGHTVVLNKMRQLQNLGHQVIFLIGDFTSMIGDPSGRNATRPPLTREQIEQNAQTYFKQASLVLDPAKTEIRYNSEWCDQLGARGMIQLASRYTVARMMERDDFSKRFKNGTPISVHEFLYPLMQGYDSVALKADLELGGTDQKFNLLVGRELQKDWDQEPQCILTMPLLEGLDGVEKMSKSKNNYIGITEPANTMFAKVMSISDTMMWRYYELLSWRSLDEVAALKQAIAGGANPRDAKVAIAQEIVARFHSQQAAEDALADFVNRSKGGIPDDIPELAVTGAPLGLAQLLKQTGLCASTSEAMRMIDQGGVRIDGTVISDKALKVEAGTFVLQVGKRKFARVTLA
- a CDS encoding M23 family metallopeptidase, which translates into the protein MNPTNKFTSSRLSHLLGSTRKARIVRLSAIALTVCAFGAAGVAPLAPDASDLPVKTVSQDVALPNLSTQIAAIDQAEDSQTYVHEERIRAGDTLATLLQRLGVEDDAAESFIKQDKVAKAVMQLKTGRRVQAKTDDEGNLLWLRASVVDSKDMPVKNISVLRKGEGFVAEEAPVKLERRVEMHARDITTTLFAATDSDADGTRLPDSIVHQIVEMFSTNIDFRSDLKRGDKFNVVYETFWQDGEFVKAGRILAGEFTNRGTTYQSVWFEDPASKQGGGYYSFDGKSLKRGFLKSPLEFSRISSGFSMRVHPISGNWKAHKGIDFAAPTGTPIRAAGDGVVDFAGTQNGYGNVVVLKHWNNYSTAYAHMSRFASGLRKGQKVSQGDLIGYVGSTGWSTGAHLHYEFRVGGQSLDPNRLNVTAQAPLTAAEMARFKMVAGDMIHRFALLRPEENNRALAQK
- a CDS encoding anhydro-N-acetylmuramic acid kinase, which encodes MPNTWANPAHRAQWTLHRFRGTPMSLFIGLMSGTSLDGVDGVLVDFWAGAARTLASSHVPYPDALREELLALQATSENELEREALAANRVAAVYAQCVEHVLAKTDIKPADVRAVGAHGQTIRHRPELGFTWQSLNGALLAELCGIDVIADFRSRDVAAGGQGAPLVPAAHHALFGQEGKTRVLANLGGIANISVLHPDGHVTGFDTGPGNVLMDEWIGRYLGRPYDEDGAWAGGGTVIPALLAAMLSEPYFAAPPPKSTGRDLFHADWLQRHVLNHLNAAPQDVMATLTRLTAVTLATGIRQQAPATEIVYLCGGGAHNGTLMRMLANELGSHVEVTTTDALGVAPTLVEALCWAWLAFRFDAREPGNLPSVTGAQGPRILGALYPR
- a CDS encoding DUF4287 domain-containing protein encodes the protein MSATAPVKGPASYFPSIEQKYGQPVQHWLALLAARGEARHMELVAWLKEEHGMGHGHANALVAHHRAG
- a CDS encoding DUF2061 domain-containing protein, with product MIVAAKKMSQVATHMSLAFVLMYVMTGSVAFGGLAAVIEPVINVALLPLHEGFWRRLRLRAARYATAVLAAEKVSQTAFHMVIAVAVMYWATGSLALGGLAAILEPILNVVALPYHDRLWDRFEARMDGQRLAAA
- the erpA gene encoding iron-sulfur cluster insertion protein ErpA, giving the protein MNAVAEAQDVIPAPIIFTDSAAEKVAQLIEEEGNPDLKLRVFVQGGGCSGFQYGFTFDEIVNEDDTTMVKNGVQLLIDSMSYQYLVGAEIDYKDDLEGAQFVIKNPQASSTCGCGSSFSV
- the argC gene encoding N-acetyl-gamma-glutamyl-phosphate reductase; translation: MIKVGIVGGTGYTGVELLRLLAVHPEVQLTAITSRKEDGLPVADMYPSLRGRVNIAFSAPDKADLTQCDVVFFATPHGVAMAQAPELLAKGVKVIDLAADFRIKDRAVFEKTYKIDHTAPELLEQAVYGLVELNREEIKQANLIANPGCYPTTMQIGYAPLLKAGVIDAGHLIADCKSGVSGAGRKAEIGILFSEASDNFKAYGVSGHRHTPETSAQLQRFTDQKVSLIFTPHLVPMIRGMHSTLYAKLTKDVSNEELQKLFEDAYKDEQFVDVMPFGSHPETRTTKGSNMLRLAVHRPDGGDTVVVLVVQDNLVKGASGQAVQCMNLMFGLQEDLGLNTIALLP
- the rpsI gene encoding 30S ribosomal protein S9, producing MIGNYNYGTGRRKSAVARVFIKVGTGQIIVNGKPASEYFSRETGLMVIRQPLELTGNVERFDIKVNVHGGGESGQAGAVRHGITRALIDYDAALKGDLARAGFVTRDAREVERKKVGLRKARRAKQFSKR